In Canis lupus familiaris isolate Mischka breed German Shepherd chromosome 5, alternate assembly UU_Cfam_GSD_1.0, whole genome shotgun sequence, a genomic segment contains:
- the KIAA0513 gene encoding uncharacterized protein KIAA0513 homolog isoform X1 translates to MEALDVPVGTLIDFGTEPSASSPLEALPPKLQDGDSSQGDGASESETTESADSENDMGESPSHPSWDQYRRSSSNESFCSNQSTESTKDEEAPELREFMRSYVEKIFSGGEDLDQEEKAKFGEYCSSENGKGREWFARYVSAQRCNSKCVSEPTFYRLVQSFAVVLFECHQMDDFGPAKNLMTMCFTYYHIGKPLLLPMESKEKPAGSIDSYLKSANSWLAEKKDIAERLLKNTARTENVKGFFGGLETKLKGPLAKKHEEDENKPKEKPQKTVTMCSPEEERKGEKVYLYTHLKQQPIW, encoded by the exons ATGGAGGCCCTGGACGTCCCCGTGGGCACACTGATAGACTTCGGGACTGAGCCGTCTGCCTCCTCACCCCTGGAAGCCCTGCCTCCGAAGCTGCAGGATGGGGATAGCTCCCAGGGCGACGGTGCTTCGGAGAGCGAGACCACAGAGTCTGCGGACAGTGAGAATGACATGGGCGAGTCGCCCTCACACCCATCCTGGGACCAGTACCGCCGCTCCTCTTCCAACGAGTCCTTCTGTTCCAACCAGAGCACTGAGTCCACCAAGGATGAGGAGGCCCCGGAGCTCCGGGAGTTCATGCGCAGCTACGTGGAAAAGATCTTCTCTGGAGG GGAGGACTTGGACCAGGAGGAGAAAGCCAAGTTTGGAGAGTACTGTAGCAGTGAGAACGGGAAAGGCCGCGAGTGGTTTGCTCGATACGTGAGCGCCCAG CGCTGCAACTCCAAGTGTGTCTCGGAGCCAACCTTCTACCGCCTGGTGCAGTCTTTCGCTGTCGTCTTGTTTGA GTGTCATCAGATGGACGACTTTGGGCCTGCCAAGAACCTCATGACCATGTGCTTCACCTATTATCACATCG GTAAGCCGCTCCTGCTACCCATGGAGTCCAAGGAGAAGCCTGCAGGGAGCATCGACTCCTACCTGAAATCCGCCAACAGCTGGCTGGCAGAGAAGAAGGACATCGCTGAGCGGCTGCTGAAGAACACGGCCAGGACAGAGAATGTCAAGGGCTTCTTTGGGGGGCTGGAGACCAAGCTGAAGGGACCCCTGGCCAAGAAGCACGA ggaggaTGAGAACAAGCCCAAGGAGAAACCACAGAAGACCG TGACCATGTGCAGCccggaggaagaaaggaaaggggagaaggtCTACCTGTACACACACCTGAAGCAGCAGCCCATCTGGTAA